One window of Jannaschia sp. CCS1 genomic DNA carries:
- a CDS encoding 5-formyltetrahydrofolate cyclo-ligase — MTQDAKSAARKIALAARQLAHADAAVKTPAATASLLAEIGPAKGRIIAGYMPIRTEISPLPAMAALHNAGARLCVPVIQGAGQPLEFREWTPDMPMESGPFGAQVPSRGDWLIPDTLIVPLVAFDATLHRLGYGGGFYDRTLERLRDAAPTRAIGLAYAAQELPEVPQEPTDQPLDTLITENGQINDPGTSP, encoded by the coding sequence ATGACGCAAGACGCCAAATCCGCCGCCCGCAAGATCGCTTTAGCTGCCCGTCAACTGGCGCATGCGGACGCAGCCGTGAAGACACCTGCGGCGACCGCCTCTTTGCTGGCAGAGATCGGTCCCGCCAAGGGCCGCATCATCGCGGGATACATGCCGATCCGAACCGAGATCTCTCCGTTGCCGGCGATGGCAGCACTCCACAACGCTGGAGCGCGCCTTTGCGTGCCCGTTATCCAGGGCGCGGGCCAACCGCTGGAGTTTCGCGAATGGACGCCTGATATGCCCATGGAAAGCGGCCCGTTCGGCGCGCAGGTTCCCAGCCGTGGCGACTGGCTGATACCCGATACCCTTATCGTGCCGCTTGTGGCCTTTGACGCCACCCTTCACCGTTTGGGATATGGCGGCGGCTTCTACGACCGCACTTTGGAGAGGTTGCGCGACGCGGCCCCCACCCGCGCGATTGGCCTCGCCTATGCCGCGCAGGAATTGCCAGAGGTCCCGCAGGAGCCGACCGATCAGCCACTGGATACGCTGATCACCGAAAACGGCCAGATAAACGATCCCGGCACATCACCCTAA
- a CDS encoding VOC family protein, which produces MLTFDHIAVSSETLGSGARDLETALGQPLLPGGEHPDMGTHNRLLSFGPDEYFELIAINPDARGPDQPRWFDLDTFSGPTRVTNWICRCPDIEAAIAAAPDGIGVPWRLERADLRWTMAVPRDGKLPFDGLFPALIQWHGTAHPAPRLQDTGVRLKELRLHSPQADALRAALTPLLRDARVIVLAADTSRIEAVLSTPGGDVTP; this is translated from the coding sequence ATGCTGACATTTGATCATATCGCCGTCTCGTCCGAGACCCTTGGGTCCGGTGCGCGCGACCTGGAAACCGCCCTTGGCCAGCCTTTGCTGCCCGGCGGAGAGCATCCGGACATGGGCACCCACAACCGTCTGCTGTCGTTCGGGCCGGATGAATATTTTGAACTGATCGCGATAAACCCCGATGCCAGGGGACCTGATCAGCCGCGCTGGTTCGACCTTGATACCTTCAGCGGGCCGACGCGGGTCACGAACTGGATCTGCCGCTGTCCGGATATTGAGGCCGCAATTGCAGCCGCGCCCGACGGGATCGGCGTTCCGTGGCGGTTGGAGCGGGCGGATTTGCGGTGGACGATGGCTGTGCCGCGCGACGGGAAGCTGCCGTTTGACGGGCTGTTCCCGGCGCTGATCCAGTGGCATGGGACGGCGCATCCCGCGCCTCGGTTGCAGGACACTGGTGTGCGGTTGAAGGAACTGCGCCTGCATTCGCCGCAGGCGGACGCCCTTCGGGCAGCGCTCACCCCGCTCCTCCGTGACGCACGCGTCATCGTCCTCGCGGCGGACACGTCCCGGATCGAGGCGGTGCTGAGTACGCCAGGCGGGGACGTGACGCCGTGA
- a CDS encoding GNAT family N-acetyltransferase: protein MIDLAGPSDADAVRRLWNEIIAETTITFTSAPKTAEQIDRLVADQPVFIARDGTRVLGFATYAQFRGGDGYRLTQEHAIYLTGDARGRGLGRGLMRAVEDHARAAGTHSLIGGISGENTDGIAFHTAIGFIHLGRLPEVGHKFGRFLDLVLMQKQL, encoded by the coding sequence GTGATTGACCTGGCAGGGCCGAGCGACGCAGACGCCGTCCGCCGCTTGTGGAACGAGATCATTGCGGAGACGACGATCACCTTCACCTCGGCACCCAAAACCGCCGAACAGATCGACCGGCTGGTCGCGGATCAACCCGTATTCATCGCGCGAGACGGGACCCGGGTGCTGGGGTTCGCGACCTATGCCCAGTTCCGCGGCGGCGATGGGTATCGCCTGACTCAGGAACACGCGATTTACCTGACCGGTGACGCGCGGGGCCGTGGGTTGGGCCGCGGATTGATGCGGGCGGTGGAAGACCATGCCCGGGCCGCGGGCACCCATTCGCTGATCGGCGGCATCTCGGGCGAGAACACCGATGGTATCGCCTTTCACACCGCCATTGGGTTCATCCATCTGGGGCGCCTTCCAGAGGTGGGGCACAAGTTCGGGCGGTTCCTGGATCTGGTGCTGATGCAAAAGCAACTGTAG
- a CDS encoding molecular chaperone DjiA, which produces MSLWTRISEALEALRQGESLSEVFGRLRTPPERTVAFTIAVIALSAKMAKADGLVTRDEVTAFRRVFHIPPADEPAAARVFNMAREDVAGFEQYADRIARMFRVDGKPCGADSVLCDLMEGLFHIATADGEYHPAEDAFLTRVAEIFGMEEAAFHLLRARYAPDHAPDPYGVLGVSPDAPLDEVRASYRAQVRQTHPDQMVARGVPEEAIKIAEQRMQAINRAWEEIQNRRREPA; this is translated from the coding sequence ATGTCACTTTGGACTCGCATCTCAGAGGCGCTGGAAGCGCTGCGCCAGGGCGAAAGCCTGTCGGAGGTTTTCGGCCGTCTACGCACGCCGCCGGAGCGGACGGTGGCCTTCACGATTGCGGTTATTGCGCTGTCGGCCAAGATGGCCAAAGCCGATGGCCTCGTGACCCGCGATGAGGTGACAGCCTTCCGCCGCGTGTTCCATATTCCCCCCGCCGATGAACCTGCCGCCGCGCGGGTCTTCAACATGGCGCGGGAGGATGTCGCGGGGTTCGAGCAATACGCCGACCGCATCGCGCGGATGTTCCGCGTCGATGGCAAACCCTGCGGGGCCGACAGCGTGCTGTGCGATTTGATGGAAGGGCTCTTCCACATTGCCACGGCGGATGGCGAATATCACCCGGCAGAAGATGCCTTCCTGACCCGTGTGGCCGAGATCTTCGGGATGGAGGAGGCCGCCTTCCACCTTCTGCGCGCCCGCTACGCGCCCGATCATGCGCCTGACCCCTACGGCGTTCTGGGTGTTTCACCGGATGCGCCGCTGGACGAGGTGCGCGCCAGTTACCGCGCGCAGGTGCGCCAGACACATCCCGACCAGATGGTCGCGCGCGGCGTGCCGGAAGAGGCCATCAAGATCGCCGAGCAGCGGATGCAGGCGATCAACCGCGCCTGGGAGGAGATCCAGAACCGTCGCCGGGAACCCGCCTGA
- a CDS encoding endonuclease/exonuclease/phosphatase family protein: MRPKLRFATYNVEWFFKLFDDEGRLLRDDGWSGRWNVTRTAQIDALARVFRAMDADAVLVVEAPDTSRGRDGAVALRSFAAHAGLRAREVLAGFPNETQQELMLLYDPDVITARHDPLEAGAPQFDAEFAIDLDIDATEDLVRFSKPPLEAALETPVGPLRLIGAHVKSKAPHGAVTDADVMRIAIANRRKQLAQCIWLRRRVEAHLDAGDALIVAGDLNDGPGLDEYEALFGRSGLEIILGTAGVAERRLFDPHAAQALQSKLSATPTTARFFKRHENRYLQALLDYVMVSPALRLRADRWHIWHPFDDPDCWGQTDLREALLTASDHFPVSLDLI; this comes from the coding sequence ATGCGACCCAAACTGCGCTTTGCCACCTACAATGTGGAATGGTTCTTCAAACTGTTCGATGATGAGGGGCGGCTGTTGCGTGATGACGGTTGGTCGGGCCGCTGGAATGTGACTCGGACCGCACAGATCGACGCCCTGGCCCGCGTGTTCCGGGCCATGGACGCTGATGCCGTATTGGTGGTGGAAGCCCCGGACACCAGCCGGGGCCGCGACGGGGCGGTCGCGTTGCGCAGTTTTGCGGCACATGCCGGTCTGCGCGCCCGCGAGGTATTGGCAGGCTTCCCGAATGAGACGCAGCAGGAACTGATGTTGCTGTATGACCCGGACGTGATCACGGCGCGCCACGATCCGCTGGAGGCCGGTGCCCCGCAATTTGACGCGGAATTCGCGATTGATCTGGATATCGACGCGACCGAGGATCTCGTGCGCTTCTCCAAACCGCCGCTGGAGGCGGCGTTGGAGACACCTGTCGGGCCGCTGCGCCTGATCGGGGCCCATGTAAAATCGAAGGCACCCCATGGGGCTGTGACCGATGCGGATGTGATGCGCATCGCCATTGCCAACCGCCGCAAGCAGTTGGCGCAATGCATATGGCTGCGCCGGAGGGTGGAGGCGCATCTGGACGCCGGCGATGCGCTGATCGTGGCGGGTGATCTGAATGATGGCCCCGGATTGGATGAGTATGAGGCCCTATTCGGGCGCTCCGGCCTGGAGATTATCCTGGGGACCGCGGGGGTGGCCGAACGGCGGCTTTTTGATCCCCACGCGGCGCAGGCGCTGCAATCAAAGTTGTCCGCCACACCCACCACGGCGCGGTTTTTCAAGCGACACGAGAACCGGTATCTGCAAGCCCTGCTCGACTACGTCATGGTGTCGCCTGCCCTGCGCCTTCGCGCGGACCGCTGGCACATCTGGCACCCCTTCGATGACCCCGATTGCTGGGGTCAAACCGACCTGCGAGAGGCGCTTTTGACGGCGTCCGATCACTTCCCCGTCAGCCTGGACTTGATCTGA
- a CDS encoding M3 family oligoendopeptidase, translated as MRLTYPAPLRDAAAETGGAPLEGLPVWDLSDLYEGQDAASLKRDLDWLEEACQSFAADYEGKLADLDADGLLDCTLRYEKIDMIAGRIMSFAGLRYYQKTTDGERAKFMSDMQDKITTYTTPLVFFSLEFNRIEDAQYDAMMDKNADLARYKPVFDRMRAMKPYQLSDELEKFLHDTSVVGASAWNKLFDEQIAGLTFDVDGESLGIEATLNLMTDSDRARREAGAKALAEKFEDTAPLFARVHNTLAKEKEIGDRWRGLPSPQAGRHLANHVEPEVVEALRNAVVKAYPRLSHRYYKLKAKWMGLEKMEVWDRNAPLPMSEDRIVGWDEARRVVSEAYAGFDPRMAELAEPFFTDGWIDAGVKEGKAPGAFAHPTVTDVHPYVMLNYLGKPRDVMTLAHELGHGVHQRLAAAQGEMLSSTPLTLAETASVFGEMLTFRKMLSEAKDDATRKVMLAGKVEDMINTVVRQIAFYDFECKLHDARRGGELTVDDINALWMSVQGESLGPVFNFMDGYETFWAYIPHFVHSPFYVYAYAFGDGLVNALYAVYAEGNEGFEEKYFDMLRAGGSKHHKELLAPFGLDASDPAFWDKGLSMIEGFIDELEAME; from the coding sequence ATGCGCTTGACCTACCCCGCCCCGCTCCGTGATGCCGCTGCTGAAACCGGGGGCGCACCGTTGGAGGGTTTGCCCGTGTGGGATCTGAGCGATCTTTATGAGGGGCAGGATGCCGCGAGCCTGAAACGGGATCTGGACTGGCTGGAGGAGGCCTGTCAGTCCTTCGCCGCGGACTATGAGGGCAAACTGGCCGATCTGGACGCCGATGGCCTGCTGGACTGCACCCTGCGCTATGAGAAGATCGACATGATCGCGGGCCGTATCATGTCGTTTGCCGGTCTGCGCTACTACCAGAAGACCACCGACGGCGAGCGCGCCAAATTCATGTCCGACATGCAGGACAAGATCACCACCTACACAACGCCGCTGGTGTTTTTCTCCCTCGAATTCAACCGGATCGAGGATGCGCAGTATGATGCGATGATGGACAAGAACGCGGATCTTGCGCGCTACAAGCCCGTCTTTGACCGCATGCGCGCGATGAAGCCCTATCAGCTGAGCGATGAGTTGGAGAAATTCCTCCACGATACTTCCGTCGTGGGTGCGTCGGCGTGGAACAAGCTCTTCGACGAGCAGATCGCGGGCCTGACCTTCGATGTGGACGGAGAGAGCCTGGGCATTGAGGCCACGCTGAACCTGATGACCGACAGTGACCGCGCGCGGCGCGAGGCCGGTGCAAAAGCGCTGGCTGAAAAGTTCGAAGACACCGCGCCGCTGTTTGCGCGGGTGCACAACACGCTGGCGAAGGAAAAAGAGATCGGCGACCGGTGGCGGGGTCTGCCCTCACCGCAGGCGGGCCGTCACCTCGCCAACCATGTGGAGCCCGAGGTGGTGGAGGCCCTGCGCAACGCCGTCGTGAAGGCCTACCCTCGCCTGTCCCACCGCTACTACAAGCTGAAGGCCAAATGGATGGGCCTTGAAAAGATGGAGGTCTGGGACCGCAACGCACCCCTGCCGATGTCCGAGGACCGGATCGTCGGCTGGGACGAGGCGCGCCGCGTCGTGTCGGAGGCCTATGCGGGCTTTGATCCACGCATGGCAGAATTGGCAGAGCCGTTCTTCACCGACGGCTGGATCGATGCGGGCGTGAAGGAAGGCAAAGCGCCCGGGGCCTTCGCCCACCCGACCGTCACGGATGTGCACCCCTATGTGATGCTCAACTACCTCGGCAAACCGCGCGACGTGATGACGTTGGCGCACGAATTGGGCCACGGCGTCCATCAACGCCTGGCCGCGGCGCAGGGCGAGATGTTGTCCTCTACGCCTCTGACACTGGCCGAGACCGCCAGCGTGTTCGGCGAAATGCTAACCTTCCGCAAGATGCTGTCGGAAGCCAAGGACGACGCCACCCGCAAGGTCATGCTGGCCGGTAAGGTGGAGGATATGATCAACACTGTCGTGCGCCAGATCGCCTTCTATGATTTCGAATGCAAGCTGCACGATGCGCGACGTGGCGGAGAGCTGACGGTCGACGACATAAACGCCCTTTGGATGTCGGTGCAGGGCGAAAGCCTCGGGCCCGTGTTCAATTTCATGGACGGGTATGAGACCTTCTGGGCCTATATCCCCCACTTCGTCCATTCGCCCTTCTACGTCTATGCCTACGCCTTTGGCGACGGCCTCGTGAACGCCTTGTACGCGGTCTATGCGGAGGGCAACGAGGGCTTCGAGGAAAAGTATTTCGACATGCTGCGCGCGGGCGGATCGAAGCACCACAAGGAACTTCTCGCTCCCTTTGGGCTGGACGCCTCGGACCCTGCATTCTGGGACAAGGGCCTGAGCATGATCGAGGGCTTCATTGATGAGCTGGAAGCGATGGAGTGA